One Salmo trutta chromosome 19, fSalTru1.1, whole genome shotgun sequence genomic window carries:
- the cngk gene encoding cyclic nucleotide-gated cation channel alpha-3-like isoform X4: MGFEEMYNIKDECPTTVLKKNEVNIISPKQNIVRFWNLFIALTSLVAVTVSLFELFFNSAIPVVVGIRYCLDVIFVLNIISRFYIGYESNGVVIIDSKPVQRKYLRTWFIMDLLAVLPFETLRYASPELHFMHINRCLRVLRLFDIISSFGKEPDTNKIHVAVLNSFSIVVLCVQVSACAWYNQACIAAHGGHPRECPKEENWLQLLPEFSTNLTGVTDLEFYATSLYWSAITLCSVGYGDIHAMKIPEVMVASLVMVVGLFAFIGVIATGMSSIISNLDARRGRFCHRMESICLHMKQMGLPEEVQTWVHKYYYYLWTHRKGSIIAGLLDDLPFALHSEISSACYKPLMKKTTLFHDTEDGFKRALSLKFNTYTYSPGQILAKPGEINQNAYYIEHGVVQVLGDNHCDKVARLLPGSLIGEAYLMYRIPRNTTICAATLCEICVLERSDLLALFADYPEAGLKIARTAQKRLHNVKHPIREAFALGVASNPQNVVFQKDLSVNLLPRDQKIFTLFMEYLANHSHNVSSSVKTSTDVKRSVWMRTIRPDGIFAQKWEVFMFWCITISIFIETWVLFFTNNLDTKGFYNEGWGALYLTISSLVDVFAIIDIFVNLRTEVFTKDGYQADIMCIFDNYRKSWNLYYDVLAVFPLDLFSFTTSGEAHWRVLGYVRGNRLIWIRKVCLFFNKKENDMDKNLFELRTAKCLFLLIFSVHCCSGVLYLTGCKDFRCDEESWAWNTGLKASHSNLYHYMISIYWTTTSMTTIGYGDIVPSTMKERLTAVFVCFIGLFVFNYIISQVYATLASQNAARVTFQNLLSAMANFMEGHDLSLSLQTRVTEYMSLLWSKYQGQAYPGGQFLMHDLPIELQQIVLMKERGRFLSKIPYFEQAGQAFIRDVASTSVMYFFPRGEIIQYSETITRELFCIRKGTCQILNDDLSEIVGLYGEGMYFGEAGFLFGKQATMTVRAKTHCEILVIDFDKMKSVLERYPVIESQITELQSTPEYYHTLLQSVEEIMKSDEQDDDTLKKKDASLTYQGRRYAKKSKCYIEDFGNFPIYAGAEEETVEEKLLKLSKTKLIPPTPRYRGAILPNNPLYIRWECFRFVLAITVSINSSLLFAFLHYKKELWILSYILGLFCWIDMYIRLHVAFYKDSLRVDTLETAKHYVKTSFLIDLISCFPWEVIGWMVVSPFDENGFYSNSEALHLYAYLRAPHLLQLYRIPLAFSFWQSGIATEKTIVTFAKFFLYCVLFLHLSTCIVFAIVCPPADLFGDTTNYLLPMIKHNCSSQSWVYHMDYTFNVVYETATFTELYSISLYFATATLSGVGYGDIHPYLTSMKITMVFIMVSGALYCGYVAGTFAAMLANADATRAAFTEKKESIQLFLKSQNITGDLYHNTVNFYAFKWIRTKGIDQDTLFEYLPSSLLGDISTIIYSDLIAKAFGLDIKRKQRRNSVAQHLSPLERTLSGKLDGPFFHQILRKESVDQLETDGGFIRLLARQIRPCLYRANDLICKRNDFGSEMYFIEKGEVEVLSQDELTVIIKLNAGQYFGEGSLLFAEPRATTIRAATNCDLYVLSKKSLDETVKYYPDICKQIKKAAETKREQLLQRTMDMSKVQKNVSATDILMNDTGYIKLYKQCMAEEENKAKFKDFPFHVRIKTSITQFLISFLLNVIRIHNTTINPESTVRVVYQYTSCLLIIILFWAITYMPSVFDLDRGIFLLTMIIEYIQMIEIILKFHICFYDESGSYISDYRSVSLSYMTRKVGYIYDVICSFPYAFTILHLMNQVSPTAFLPIIVYVRTFHLLRILTVLVFMHKEEQSIITNLLAIRIIKYLVHAILFVHCTAVLFLLFALYGGINSWVVNTEVFYLPDIYTYSVYWTLATYTTTGYGDIRAVTYREMLFSILIMILSKMQVSYNMGLLSSTQTNKQSLQVAYEEKLQSKTT; the protein is encoded by the exons CTGTTCTTCAACTCTGCAATCCCTGTCGTGGTTGGGATAAGATACTGCCTGGATGTGATCTTCGTGTTGAACATAATTTCACGCTTTTACATTGGATATGAAAGTAATGGTGTAGTCATAATTGATTCTAAACCAGTGCAGAGAAAATATCTCCGAACATGGTTTATCATGGACCTGTTGGCTGTTCTTCCCTTTGAGACTCTGAGATATGCCTCGCCTGAATTGCATTTTATGCATATCAATCGATGTCTAAGAGTCTTACGGCTGTTTGACATAATAT CGTCCTTTGGAAAAGAACCTGACACCAACAAGATACATGTTGCAGTCCTGAATTCCTTTTCTATTGTTGTCCTCTGTGTTCAAGTCTCTGCGTGTGCCTG GTACAATCAGGCGTGTATAGCTGCTCATGGTGGCCATCCAAGGGAGTGTCCAAAAGAGGAGAACTGGTTACAGCTGTTGCCAGAGT TTTCAACCAATTTGACTGGAGTAACAGATTTGGAGTTTTATGCCACGTCACTATACTGGTCTGCAATAACTCTATGTTCTGTGGG CTATGGAGACATACATGCTATGAAGATCCCAGAGGTTATGGTTGCCTCACTGGTAATGGTGGTTGGTTTATTTGCCTTCATTGGAGTCATCGCGACAGGAATGAGCTCCATCATTAGCAATCTGGATGCCCGGAGAGGAAGGTTCTGCCATCGAATGGAGTCCATTTGTCTTCATATG AAACAAATGGGATTGCCAGAGGAAGTTCAAACATGGGTGCATAAATATTACTATTATCTGTGGACGCATCGCAAAGGCAGTATAATCGCTGGCCTACTGGATGACCTTCCTTTTGCTCTACATTCAGAAATATCCTCTGCTTGTTACAAACCTCTGATGAAAAAG ACAACCCTGTTTCATGATACCGAAGATGGCTTCAAAAGAGCTTTGTCACTTAAATTCAACACCTACACATACAGTCCTGGACAAATTTTGGCAAAGCCTGGAGAAATCAATCAAAATGCATACTACATTGAACATGGAGTGGTGCAG GTATTAGGAGATAATCATTGTGACAAAGTTGCCCGTTTGCTGCCTGGATCGTTAATTGGAGAG GCTTATCTGATGTACAGAATTCCGAGAAACACTACGATTTGTGCAGCAACATTGTGTGAAATTTGTGTGTTGGAACGCAGTGATCTTCTGGCATTGTTTGCGGATTACCCAGAAG CTGGTTTGAagatagcaagaacagctcagaaACGGCTGCATAATGTTAAGCATCCTATTAGGGAAGCCTTTGCTCTAGGAGTGGCATCGAACCCCCAGAATGTGGTTTTTCAGAAGGATTTAAGTGTAAATCTGTTG CCAAGGGATCAGaagatttttacattgtttatggaatatcttgCAAACCACTCCCACAATGTCTCTTCATCAGTTAAAACATCTACAGATGTGAAAAGG TCTGTTTGGATGAGAACTATTCGACCAGATGGCATTTTTGCTCAGAAGTGGGAGGTTTTTATGTTTTGGTGTATCACCATTTCAATTTTTATTGAAACATGGGTACTTTTTTTCACCAACAACCTAGACACAAAGG GCTTTTACAATGAAGGATGGGGTGCGCTTTATCTTACAATCAGCTCATTGGTTGATGTTTTTGCCATTATCGACATATTTGTGAACCTCCGCACAGAAGTTTTTACAAAAGATG GCTATCAAGCTGACATAATGTGTATTTTTGACAACTATCGAAAATCTTGGAATCTGTATTATGACGTCCTGGCTGTTTTCCCTTTGGACTTGTTCTCTTTTACAACAAGTGGAGAAGCACATTGGAGAGTTTTAGGCTATGTCCGGGGGAATCGTCTTATTTGGATTCGGAAG gtttgtttgtttttcaacaaaaaAGAAAATGACATGGATAAGAACCTGTTTGAGCTAAGAACGGCTAAATGTCTTTTCCTCCTGATTTTCTCTGTGCACTGCTGCTCTGGAGTACTGTATCTCACAGGCTGCAAGGACTTCAG GTGTGATGAAGAGTCATGGGCCTGGAACACAGGACTGAAGGCCAGCCATAGCAACTTGTACCATTATATGATTTCCATTTATTGGACCACAACAAGCATGACAACCATTG GATATGGTGACATTGTTCCCAGCACTATGAAAGAGCGACTTACTGCTGTGTTTGTTTGCTTCATTGGCTTGTTTGTCTTTAACTATATCATCAGTCAAGTCTATGCCACATTGGCCAGTCAGAATGCTGCCAG GGTTACATTTCAGAATCTCCTCTCAGCTATGGCCAACTTCATGGAAGGCCATGACCTTAGTTTATCTCTTCAAACAAGGGTCACTGAGTATATGAGTCTTCTTTGGTCAAAGTACCA GGGTCAAGCATACCCAGGAGGCCAATTTTTAATGCATGACTTGCCAATCGAACTTCAACAGATTGTCctgatgaaagagagagggaggttcttGTCAAAG ATTCCTTATTTCGAGCAAGCTGGACAAGCGTTCATTCGGGATGTCGCATCAACTTCAGTCATGTATTTCTTTCCCAGAGGGGAGATCATCCAGTACAGTGAAACTATTACCAGAGAACTATTTTGCATTCGAAAAGGGACTTGCCAG ATTCTAAATGATGACTTGTCTGAAATTGTTGGACTCTACGGTGAAGGAATGTATTTCGGGGAG GCTGGATTTTTGTTTGGAAAACAAGCTACAATGACCGTCCGTGCAAAGACTCATTGTGAGATATTAGTGATCGATTTCGACAAAATGAAATCTGTTCTGGAGAGATACCCGGTCATTGAAAG CCAAATTACAGAATTGCAATCAACACCAGAGTATTACCACACTTTACTGCAAAGCGTTGAAGAAATTATGAAGTCTGACGAACAGGATGATGACACACTAAAGAAGAAAGATGCCTCGTTGACATATCAAGGTCGTCGATATGCCAAGAAGTCAAAGTGTT ATATTGAGGACTTTGGAAACTTCCCAATCTATGCTGGAGCAGAGGAAGAAACTGTTGAGGAAAAACTTCTGAAACTGAGCAAAACCAAACTGATACCTCCCACACCAAG atATAGGGGTGCCATTTTGCCTAACAATCCACTCTACATCCGATGGGAATGTTTCCGATTTGTTTTGGCCATAACGGTCAGCATCAATAGCTCTCTTCTTTTTGCTTTTCTCCACTACAAAAAGGAACTCTGGATTTTGTCATACATTCTGGGCCTTTTTTGCTGGATTGACATGTATATCCGTTTGCATGTTGCTTTTTACAAGGACAGTCTCAGAGTGGACACGCTAGAAACGGCAAAACACTATGTGAAGACAAGCTTTCTAATAGATCTCATCAGCTGTTTTCCCTGGGAAGTTATTGGCTGGATGGTGGTTTCCCCTTTTGATGAGAATGGATTTTACTCCAACAGTGAAGCGCTGCACCTATATGCATATCTCAGAGCCCCACATCTTCTCCAGTTATATCGGATTCCTCTTGCATTTTCATTCTGGCAATCAGGGATTGCAACCGAAAAGACGATTGTCACATTTGCTAAATTCTTTCTGTATTGCGTCCTTTTTCTTCACTTAAGCACTTGCATCGTTTTTGCAATTGTATGCCCTCCAGCAGACTTGTTTGGTGACACAACCAATTACTTATTGCCTATGATAAAGCACAACTGTTCATCACAATCCTGGGTGTATCACATGGACTACACTTTTAACGTAGTGTATG AAACGGCCACCTTCACAGAACTGTATTCCATAAGTTTATACTTTGCAACTGCAACTCTCAGTGGTGTAGGCTATGGTGATATACATCCTTATCTAACCTCTATG AAAATTACCATGGTCTTCATAATGGTGTCTGGAGCATTGTATTGTGGTTATGTGGCTGGTACATTTGCTGCTATGTTAGCCAATGCAGATGCTACAAGGGCAGCTTTTACTGAGAAAAAGGAAAGCATACAACTATTCTTGAAg AGTCAGAACATTACAGGGGATCTATATCACAATACTGTGAACTTCTATGCTTTCAAATGGATAAGAACGAAAGGAATAGACCAAGACACACTGTTTGAGTATTTGCCATCATCTCTGCTCGGAGATATATCTACCATTATCTACTCTGACCTTATTGCAAAG GCATTTGGACTTGATATCAAGAGGAAGCAGCGAAGGAACTCAGTGGCACAACATTTATCCCCACTCGAGAGAACATTATCTGGAAAGCTTGAT GGACCTTTTTTTCACCAAATACTGAGGAAAGAGAGTGTGGACCAATTGGAAACAGATGGAGGATTCATTCGGTTACTAGCTAGACAGATTCGACCGTGCCTTTACAGAGCTAATGACCTGATATGCAAAAGAAATGACTTTGGATCTGAG ATGTATTTCATTGAAAAGGGAGAAGTAGAAGTCTTGTCACAGGACGAGTTGACTGTTATCATCAAACTGAATGCGGGACAATACTTTGGAGAAGGAAGCCTTCTGTTTGCAGAACCTCGTGCAACCACAATAAG GGCTGCCACAAATTGTGATCTGTATGTCCTCTCCAAGAAAAGCCTTGATGAAACTGTCAAATACTATCCAGACATTTGCAAACAGATAAAGAAAGCTGCAGAAACGAAACGTGAACAGCTACTGCAAAGAACAATGGACATGTCAAAAGTTCAGAAGAATGTTTCAGCAACTGACATACTTATGAATGACACAGGAT ATATAAAGCTTTACAAGCAATGCATGGCAGAAGAGGAAAATAAAGCAAAGTTTAAAGACTTCCCATTTCATGTCCGAATTAAGACGAGCATCACTCAATTCTTGATCAGTTTTCTGTTGAACGTCATCAGAATCCACAACACAACAATCAATCCGGAGAGCACAGTACGTGTTGTGTATCAGTACACATCTTGCCTTCTGATCATCATTCTGTTTTGGGCGATAACATATATG CCATCTGTGTTCGATCTTGACCGAGGCATCTTTTTGTTGACAATGATTATCGAATATATTCAAATGATTGAG ATCATTTTGAAATTTCATATTTGCTTCTATGATGAAAGTGGATCATACATCTCAGACTACAGATCTGTGTCACTGAGCTATATGACGAGGAAAGTGGGATACATTTATGATGTCATATGCTCATTCCCATATGCGTTTACAATTTTGCACCTCATGAATCAAGTGTCACCGACAGCATTTCTGCCCATAATAGTATATGTTCGCACTTTTCATCTACTCCGGATTCTGACTGTACTTGTCTTCATGCACAAGGAGGAGCAATCCATCATAACTAA CTTGCTTGCCATACGAATCATCAAGTACTTGGTCCATGCAATCCTGTTTGTCCACTGTACCGCAGTTTTATTTCTTTTATTTGCTTTGTATGGTGGCATTAATTCGTGGGTTGTCAACACAG AAGTGTTTTACCTCCCTGATATTTACACCTACTCCGTATATTGGACTTTAGCAACTTACACAACAACAGGCTATGGTGATATCCGTGCAGTGACATACAGAGAAATGTTATTCTCCATTTTGATAATGATTCTTTCCAAGATGCAAGTCAGTTATAATATGGGACTTCTCTCATCCACTCAAACAAACAAGCAATCTCTTCAAGTGGCGTATGAAGAGAAGCTGCAG TCCAAAACTACATGA